The proteins below are encoded in one region of Phycicoccus sp. M110.8:
- a CDS encoding zinc-dependent metalloprotease — protein sequence MPDHPDLPDRPGDDAGSGLPPELEQVLRRLTGGAGLDPQMVQALKDMGVDKVDPAMLEMMAGQVQAMFTGAAGDTGEPFNAALATDTARKVVAAEGDTVVSDAARCQVDQAVQVAELWLDQVTAFEAPGITTHAWSRAEWVEATMPTWRDLVGPVAEGVGRAVGDAMRAQIAELGEGGIPEGMLPEGLLPPGVDPAAMLGQMEPVMARMSGSMFGLQVGQAVGALASETVSGTEVGLPLVADRSVALLPANVEAFAEGLEVDLDQVRLYLAVREAARVRLFAQVSWIGPQLLTAVRDYARDITLDTDRIESALQSVDPSDATALQSALQDQLFRPEPSASQRAALTRLETYLALVEGWVDVVAERATRDHLPQAASLGEAIRRRRATGGPAEKVFSGLVGLELRPRRLRDAANLWAALESAHGQEGRDAAWGHPDVAPTAADLDDPLGYVERVGTSQDSDLDSALDQILREGDQ from the coding sequence GTGCCCGACCACCCCGACCTGCCCGACCGTCCCGGCGACGACGCCGGTTCGGGGCTGCCTCCCGAGCTGGAGCAGGTGCTGCGCCGGCTCACGGGCGGGGCCGGGCTCGACCCGCAGATGGTGCAGGCCCTCAAGGACATGGGCGTCGACAAGGTCGACCCCGCGATGCTCGAGATGATGGCCGGTCAGGTGCAGGCGATGTTCACCGGCGCGGCCGGTGACACCGGCGAGCCGTTCAACGCCGCGCTCGCCACCGACACCGCCCGCAAGGTGGTGGCGGCCGAGGGCGACACGGTCGTCTCGGACGCCGCGCGCTGCCAGGTCGACCAGGCCGTGCAGGTCGCCGAGCTGTGGCTCGACCAGGTGACGGCGTTCGAGGCCCCGGGCATCACCACGCACGCGTGGAGCCGGGCCGAGTGGGTCGAGGCCACCATGCCCACCTGGCGCGACCTCGTCGGACCGGTCGCGGAGGGCGTCGGGCGCGCCGTGGGCGACGCGATGCGCGCGCAGATCGCCGAGCTGGGCGAGGGCGGGATCCCGGAGGGGATGCTGCCCGAGGGCCTGCTGCCGCCGGGTGTCGACCCGGCTGCGATGCTCGGGCAGATGGAGCCGGTCATGGCCCGGATGAGCGGCTCGATGTTCGGGCTTCAGGTGGGGCAGGCGGTCGGCGCCCTCGCGTCCGAGACCGTGAGCGGCACCGAGGTCGGGCTGCCGCTGGTGGCCGACCGCTCGGTGGCGCTGCTGCCGGCCAACGTCGAGGCGTTCGCCGAGGGCCTCGAGGTCGACCTCGACCAGGTGCGCCTCTACCTCGCCGTGCGCGAGGCCGCCCGGGTGCGGCTGTTCGCGCAGGTGTCGTGGATCGGGCCGCAGCTGCTCACGGCGGTCCGCGACTACGCCCGCGACATCACCCTCGACACCGACCGCATCGAGTCGGCGCTGCAGTCGGTGGACCCCAGCGACGCGACCGCGCTGCAGTCGGCCCTGCAGGACCAGCTCTTCCGCCCCGAGCCCAGCGCCTCGCAGCGCGCCGCCCTGACCCGGCTGGAGACCTACCTCGCCCTCGTGGAGGGCTGGGTCGACGTCGTCGCCGAGCGCGCCACCCGCGACCACCTGCCCCAGGCTGCCTCCCTCGGCGAGGCCATCCGTCGCCGCCGCGCGACCGGGGGGCCGGCCGAGAAGGTGTTCTCCGGCCTCGTGGGCCTGGAGCTGCGGCCGCGACGGCTGCGCGACGCCGCCAACCTCTGGGCCGCGCTCGAGTCCGCCCACGGCCAGGAGGGACGCGACGCGGCGTGGGGCCACCCCGACGTCGCCCCCACCGCCGCCGACCTCGATGACCCGCTGGGCTACGTCGAGCGCGTCGGCACCTCCCAGGACAGCGACCTGGACTCCGCCCTCGACCAGATCCTGCGCGAGGGCGACCAGTGA
- a CDS encoding NUDIX hydrolase, producing the protein MTGHDAGTATGVPAAYLALRDDAVAALEAWQAPDAGQEQWRREFLELCAAHPDALWKQGPPQHLTTGAIVLNPSLDRVLLTHHRKAGMWLQFGGHFEPQDASVHAAATREAREESGLPDLVLDPRIVELHRHSLVAAAFGRCAEHLDIRYAGVVPDDAGYAVSEESLDVRWWPADELPAESAHEIGPMVQAARRLLG; encoded by the coding sequence GTGACCGGACACGACGCGGGCACCGCCACCGGCGTGCCCGCGGCATACCTCGCCCTGCGCGACGACGCCGTCGCGGCGCTCGAGGCGTGGCAGGCGCCCGACGCCGGCCAGGAGCAGTGGCGCCGCGAGTTCCTCGAGCTCTGCGCGGCCCACCCGGACGCGTTGTGGAAGCAGGGCCCGCCGCAGCACCTGACCACCGGCGCGATCGTGCTCAACCCCTCCCTCGACCGGGTCCTGCTCACGCACCACCGCAAGGCCGGGATGTGGCTGCAGTTCGGCGGCCACTTCGAGCCGCAGGACGCCTCCGTCCACGCGGCCGCCACCCGCGAGGCGCGGGAGGAGAGCGGGCTGCCCGACCTCGTGCTCGACCCGCGGATCGTCGAGCTGCACCGGCACTCGCTCGTGGCCGCGGCGTTCGGCCGGTGCGCCGAGCACCTCGACATCCGGTATGCCGGCGTGGTGCCGGACGACGCCGGGTACGCCGTCAGCGAGGAGTCGCTCGACGTGCGCTGGTGGCCGGCCGACGAGCTGCCGGCCGAGAGCGCACACGAGATCGGCCCGATGGTGCAGGCCGCGCGCAGGTTGCTCGGCTAG